The Nitrososphaerales archaeon DNA window GACGAGCTTCTGGCTACCGAGGATTCTCGGTCTCGGTAGGGCTATGGAGGTAACGATGCTGGGAGAACCCATAGACGCGCGCACGGCGCTGAACATGGGTCTCGCCAACTGGGTCTTTCCTGACCAGGAGTTCATGGGCGAGGTGACACGAATCGCGGAGAGGCTAGCGGCCGGTCCCACGAGGGCCTTGGCGCTCACGAAGCGGGCACTGAACAGGGCGATTGTCGTGGACATGGACTCCGCTCTGGAGTACGAGGCATACCTCCAGGAGATCGCGGGCAGGAGCAAGGACCACGTCGAGGGCGTCAAGGCCTTCTTCGAGAAGAGAGAACCAAACTTCTCAGGTCAGTAACGGGCAACCACACCGAATGCGAGCGTCAGTCCATGAGGATCGGCATCTCACGGATACGTCTGATGGGTGAAAGGAGGACCCAGAGGAAGGCCAACGACGTCCCCACCACGGCGAGACCTATTGCTTCGTGATAACCGAGGAGTCGCGCCATGACGCCTCCGATGAAGCTACCAATCGGAACCGTGCCTGTTACTATGAAGCGCATTGTCGCGTTCATCCTCCCGAGAAGGCTCCGCGGAACAAGAGACTGTCTGTAACTCACTTGCGTCACGTTGTACATGATCACCCCTACCCCCTGGATGAAGAAAGAGACGCCCGGAATCAAGAGGGCGAGCTGCCCAGCAGCGAGATAGACTCCAGCAGATGGGAGGCCAAACATGAATGCGCTGACTATTATTACCGGGCCTACTCCGATGCGTTGCGACACTCTGGAAGAGTTCGGAATCATCGAGCTCAACGAAGCATTCGCGGCTCAGGTCTTGGCTTGCACGGAGGAGATGCCGGAGTTCGACCTGAAGAGGGTGAACCCCAACGGTGGAGCAATAGCGCTCGGCCACCCCTGGGTTGCAGCGGGGCCAGAATCGCCACAACGCTGCTCCACGAAATGAAGCGAGCCAAGACGCGCTACGGCCTAGCGACTATGTGCATCGGAGTCGGCCAAGGAATATCGACGGCCTTCGAACTGGCCGGTTAGCAACACTGGCTTGGCCCTGCAATCGCCCTCATTCTGAAGAGCTATCTTCTAGATTGACCTTCTGGTGGCGATAATCACCATTTCATGGCCGAATTGACGCTTTCAACAGAAAAGGAGTGCAAATCAGCCTTTCCAGATGTCTTCCTTCACCCTTCGCTTCTGGTTGGCCAGCCTGCCCAGGTTGAACAGGTAGCTCGACAGTCTGTTTAGGAATGGTATCAGCTCCGAGTTCAATTTTTCCGCCTTGGACGCTGTGAGCGCCCTCCGCTCCGCCCTCCTACAGATTGCCCTGGCGTACTGAAGTTCGGAGGCGAGTCTCGAGCCCCCTGGCAGGATGAAGTTCGTGAGAGCGGGCAGCCTATTCAGGGCCTCGTCCGTCATTTTCTCGATGGTGGCAGTGTCCTCCTTGCTGATTCTTGGTACCTTCGCGGAGTCCGAATCTGCTGCGAGGTCGGCGCCGGCGACGAAGAGAAGCCGCTGAACGACCTTCAAAGACTTCGTGGTCTGGATGTCGCGACAATCGGAGAGGACCACCCCGATGTAACTGTTCAGTTCGTCAATTGTTCCGTAAGCCTCGACGCGCGGAGAGTCTTTGGCGACGCGTCTGGGGCCGTAAAGAGAAGTTTCTCCCCTGTCGCCTCTTCTGGTGTACATCGAAATTTGGCATTTAACGTCGAGCTATGGACCATATTAGACTTGCTGGTCGCACATTTTGAAGTGCGAAGAGATTTATCTGGTCCTTCTCTGATGGAACAGGCGAGCAAAGAACGTCTTTTGGTTTGAACGACCACTACTTCACGCCGCAGGAGGCCTCGAAGCTGCTTCCTGACATCAAGCCGAAGGTGAAAGAACTGATCGAACGGAAGAAGATCATAGCGTCCCTCCACGGAGAGCTGGAGAGGTTCAGCCTCCTGGGAGTGAAGACCCCTGAAGTCTCGGAGAAGGCCGCCCTTTTGGACAATCTTGTGGACCAGATGACGAGGAGGATTTCAGAGCTGGAAGACCTGGGCGTTACGGTGAAGGATTTGGACTTCGGCTTGGTCGACTTTCCCGCCGACAGGTACGGCGACAAGGTGCTGCTGTGCTGGAGGTACGGGGAGTCAGAAGTATCCTACTGGCACAAGGCGAACGAGGGATTCAACAGTAGAAAGCCGCTGAAGGCGCAGCTCATCTCCCCCTAGTCTCCCAGCAGGGACTCGGCATTCGTCCTCAGCAGCTTGTCAGCCACGCCAGGCTTCAGCTTCGGCTTCAGGCTAGCCTCGAAGTCATCCATCCATTCCTTCTGCCTCAGCATAGGGTAGTCCGTCCCAAAGACGAATCTGTCCTGCAGGGGACCATTGATGTATGTCAGAAGATTCGAGGGCAGGTACCTGGGTCTCCAGCCTGAGACATCGAGGTAGACGTTGGGGTTCCTCATGGCTATCGCGATCGCCACGTCAGACCAAGGCCAGCCGAAGTGGGCCATCACAACCTTGAGGTCCGGAAAGCGCTGGCAAACCTCGTCCAGATACTCCGGCTTGCTGAACTTGATCTCGCAGTCGCCCAGGCCGGTGGTGCCGGTGTGGAGGAGTACCGGGGCTCCTCGCTCCTCGCAGACCTCGTAGAGCGGGTACATCTTCTTTGGGTCGTTGGGATAGACCGAATTTGCGCTGCTGTGGACCTTCAACCCTCTGAGCCCGAGCTTGACGAACGCCCGCTTGAGCTCACGGACTGCCTCCGCCCCTGAGTTCGGATCGACCCCCGCGAAGGGAACGAGTCTGCCGCCGGACCTCGACGCGATCCTGGCAAGCTCCTCGTTCTTCATCGTGTAGTTCTTGAAGCTCGGGTTCCGAGTAGCGTGCGCATCTTGCCCGAGGATTACAGCCCTGCTGACGTCTGCAGATTCCATTTCCGTCAGGAGGTCGTCAATGGACGTCGGGAGCTCATTCTTGTCAAGTCTGAAGAACTCACAGGCCTTCACGATGGGTCCGTTCTTCAGCATGAAGCTCTTGGTCCAGGGATGAACGTGGAAGTCTATCGAGTTCATCTGTTCTGGCGACGCCGTCCGTCAAGTCGGTGAATAAGTCTTCTGAAGTAGCTGGCTCGGAACAAGATGGTCTCGAGCGCAAGCTCTTCGGCCGTCGTCCAGAGCATTGAGCCGAACGGGCCCGCCAATCACTAAGTTTTTGAGGCCCTAGAACCCGTTACGTCAGATGGTTACAAAGAAGGCTGCAGATCTGAGCGTTGGAGACGTCGCTCCCGACTTCGAGCTTCCTTCTTCGAAGGGTGCGAAGGTGAGTCTCGCGTCCCTGAGGGAGCGACAGGTGGTGCTCTACTTCTACCCGCAGGACGACACGACAGGCTGCACACGCGAGGCGTGTTCCTTCAGAGACAATCTTCCAAAGTTCAGCAAGCTGGACGCTGTCGTTCTCGGAGTAAGCAAGGATTCGATTGATTCGCACAAGAAGTTCATTGACAAGTACTCTCTGAACTTCACTCTTCTCAGCGACGAGGGCCTGGTCGCCCACAAGCTTTACGACACCTGGAGGCTGAAGAACAACTACGGGAAGACATACTGGGGGACGGAGAGGTCCACATTCGTGATCGACGAGAAGGGGATGGTAAAGAGAATCTTCAGGAAGGTCAAGGTCGACGGACACGAGCAAGAGGTCCTTCAGGCTCTGAACGCTTAGGACAGTTAGCAGTTGGGTTCAACAGTAGCCGGGGTCAAAGCAGGCGT harbors:
- a CDS encoding cob(I)yrinic acid a,c-diamide adenosyltransferase, producing MYTRRGDRGETSLYGPRRVAKDSPRVEAYGTIDELNSYIGVVLSDCRDIQTTKSLKVVQRLLFVAGADLAADSDSAKVPRISKEDTATIEKMTDEALNRLPALTNFILPGGSRLASELQYARAICRRAERRALTASKAEKLNSELIPFLNRLSSYLFNLGRLANQKRRVKEDIWKG
- a CDS encoding DUF2203 domain-containing protein; its protein translation is MNDHYFTPQEASKLLPDIKPKVKELIERKKIIASLHGELERFSLLGVKTPEVSEKAALLDNLVDQMTRRISELEDLGVTVKDLDFGLVDFPADRYGDKVLLCWRYGESEVSYWHKANEGFNSRKPLKAQLISP
- a CDS encoding amidohydrolase family protein — its product is MNSIDFHVHPWTKSFMLKNGPIVKACEFFRLDKNELPTSIDDLLTEMESADVSRAVILGQDAHATRNPSFKNYTMKNEELARIASRSGGRLVPFAGVDPNSGAEAVRELKRAFVKLGLRGLKVHSSANSVYPNDPKKMYPLYEVCEERGAPVLLHTGTTGLGDCEIKFSKPEYLDEVCQRFPDLKVVMAHFGWPWSDVAIAIAMRNPNVYLDVSGWRPRYLPSNLLTYINGPLQDRFVFGTDYPMLRQKEWMDDFEASLKPKLKPGVADKLLRTNAESLLGD
- the bcp gene encoding thioredoxin-dependent thiol peroxidase gives rise to the protein MVTKKAADLSVGDVAPDFELPSSKGAKVSLASLRERQVVLYFYPQDDTTGCTREACSFRDNLPKFSKLDAVVLGVSKDSIDSHKKFIDKYSLNFTLLSDEGLVAHKLYDTWRLKNNYGKTYWGTERSTFVIDEKGMVKRIFRKVKVDGHEQEVLQALNA